A section of the Deltaproteobacteria bacterium genome encodes:
- the def gene encoding peptide deformylase, protein MAAVKLEVLRYPDPRLRKKGLSVTEVTDEHRALVKNMIETMYEENGIGLAAPQVGESIRLLVIDTRPTDEDGNPTAEGLTELEMSVKQPLAIFNPEIQVQKDLTTYEEGCLSVPGFFDTVERALYVEVKGLDENGKELLIKTDGLLAICLQHEMDHLEGKLFIDRLSFIKSNKIKNKIKKSGYPTPEEVVEERKKVRELRAERRAAGENTKKK, encoded by the coding sequence ATGGCGGCGGTGAAACTAGAAGTTCTTCGTTATCCAGATCCGCGTCTTCGAAAAAAAGGTTTGTCCGTGACGGAAGTTACGGACGAACACCGTGCACTCGTTAAGAACATGATCGAAACGATGTACGAAGAAAATGGCATCGGCTTAGCGGCCCCGCAGGTCGGCGAAAGTATCAGGCTTCTGGTCATCGACACGCGCCCTACGGATGAAGATGGAAATCCGACAGCAGAGGGTCTAACTGAGCTTGAGATGTCTGTGAAGCAGCCGCTCGCAATTTTTAATCCCGAAATTCAAGTGCAAAAAGATCTTACGACTTACGAAGAAGGTTGCCTCTCGGTCCCTGGATTCTTCGACACGGTCGAGCGTGCACTTTACGTTGAAGTTAAAGGTCTGGACGAAAACGGAAAAGAGCTTCTGATTAAGACCGATGGTCTTTTGGCGATTTGCCTACAGCACGAAATGGATCATCTTGAAGGAAAGCTCTTCATCGATCGATTGAGTTTCATCAAATCGAACAAGATCAAAAATAAAATCAAAAAATCAGGTTATCCAACGCCAGAAGAAGTCGTTGAAGAGCGAAAGAAAGTTCGCGAGCTTCGCGCGGAACGTCGTGCAGCCGGTGAGAATACGAAAAAGAAATGA
- a CDS encoding methionyl-tRNA formyltransferase: MSKVRILFMGTPDFARTALQSMLEDEHFEIAAVVTQPDRPAGRKMQLTPSPVKKLALEKGLTVLTPETVNTEFFRDQVQGLAVESAVVVAFGQLLGDAFLALFPKGAVNVHGSLLPKWRGAAPIQRSIMAGDTETGVALQIVVKKLDAGPVLGVRRIPLNENETATEVYPRLAQLGCELLSTEYMDYLRGNLTPVAQDESRVSHAAKIKKSEAAIDWNCPAHQIVNLVRGLALGPVPHARRADGASFKVHRAVCATVGAGQAARGAHKPPGTVLGVSESSIDVLAGDGAVVRLMEVQPESRARLTLKDYLHGYAVSIGEVFLAGSIAGQKGEVS, translated from the coding sequence ATGAGCAAAGTTCGCATTCTCTTTATGGGGACGCCTGATTTTGCTCGGACCGCACTTCAGTCGATGCTGGAAGATGAACATTTTGAAATAGCGGCAGTTGTTACTCAACCGGATCGTCCGGCAGGAAGAAAAATGCAGCTCACGCCTTCGCCAGTAAAAAAACTCGCACTTGAAAAAGGTCTGACGGTGTTAACTCCGGAAACGGTGAACACCGAATTTTTTCGTGACCAAGTTCAGGGCCTTGCCGTTGAGAGTGCGGTGGTTGTGGCATTTGGTCAGCTATTGGGCGACGCGTTCCTTGCTCTGTTTCCGAAGGGTGCGGTTAACGTTCATGGCTCGCTTCTTCCTAAGTGGCGTGGTGCTGCGCCGATTCAACGATCCATCATGGCGGGCGACACGGAAACAGGCGTCGCACTGCAGATTGTGGTGAAGAAGCTCGATGCTGGACCGGTGTTAGGTGTTCGAAGAATTCCCTTGAATGAAAATGAGACGGCGACTGAAGTATACCCGCGGTTGGCGCAGCTTGGCTGCGAGCTTTTGAGCACCGAATACATGGACTACCTTCGGGGAAATCTGACACCCGTCGCACAAGATGAATCTCGAGTCAGTCATGCCGCCAAGATTAAGAAGTCAGAAGCAGCCATTGATTGGAATTGTCCCGCTCATCAAATCGTTAATCTTGTGCGTGGATTGGCGTTGGGACCTGTGCCCCACGCGAGACGAGCCGATGGCGCCTCGTTCAAAGTCCATCGTGCAGTCTGCGCTACGGTTGGGGCTGGGCAGGCTGCGCGAGGCGCACATAAGCCCCCGGGTACGGTGCTAGGCGTTTCTGAGTCTAGCATAGATGTCTTAGCTGGTGATGGCGCGGTGGTTAGGCTTATGGAAGTCCAACCTGAATCGCGTGCACGTCTTACACTTAAAGATTATTTGCATGGGTATGCGGTTTCGATCGGCGAAGTGTTTCTGGCTGGTTCTATAGCTGGGCAAAAAGGTGAGGTTTCATGA
- the rpe gene encoding ribulose-phosphate 3-epimerase: MSPWSLNSKLGGPLLAPSILSADFARLAEEVSSVEMMGADWIHVDVMDNHFVPNLTIGAPVVKSLRKATKMPLDCHLMVENPEKLIPDFLKAGADGITIHVESTKDVKAAVAMIRAGNARVGITLRPRTPLAEVIPYLSIVDLVLVMTVEPGFGGQSFMQDQVAKVTELRKLIHEQNLKVVIQVDGGVNSKTAKELKDADCLVAGSAIFGASNRGEAMKSLALSRL; this comes from the coding sequence ATGAGTCCGTGGTCATTGAATTCAAAGCTCGGTGGACCACTGCTTGCGCCATCGATACTAAGTGCTGATTTCGCCAGGCTAGCCGAGGAAGTTTCGTCGGTCGAAATGATGGGAGCAGATTGGATTCACGTCGACGTGATGGACAATCATTTTGTGCCCAATTTGACGATTGGCGCGCCCGTCGTAAAGAGCCTTCGAAAGGCAACAAAGATGCCTTTGGATTGTCATCTGATGGTGGAAAACCCAGAAAAGCTGATTCCGGATTTTCTAAAAGCAGGCGCAGATGGAATTACGATTCATGTTGAAAGCACGAAGGATGTGAAGGCGGCGGTTGCCATGATTCGCGCTGGCAACGCCCGAGTCGGAATCACTCTTCGCCCACGGACTCCACTAGCCGAGGTCATCCCGTATTTGTCGATCGTGGATCTGGTTCTCGTCATGACTGTCGAGCCAGGTTTTGGCGGTCAGAGCTTCATGCAAGACCAAGTGGCGAAAGTAACAGAGCTGAGAAAGTTGATTCACGAGCAAAATCTGAAAGTCGTTATTCAGGTCGACGGCGGAGTGAATTCCAAAACGGCTAAAGAGCTGAAAGATGCCGATTGCCTTGTTGCCGGGAGCGCTATTTTCGGTGCAAGCAACCGCGGCGAAGCAATGAAGTCGCTGGCTCTTTCCCGTCTTTAA